The nucleotide sequence ACTGGTGTCGCTGCAACTCTTCACGACCGTCATCCCCCTGATCATCATCGGGTTCGGGTATTTCTCGGGGTTCGCGGCCAACGCCAGCGTGGGCGACCTGCTGATCCGCCAATTCGGCCTCCTCCCTCCTCTCGACGACCGCGTCCGCGAGGCGTTCGGGCCGGCCTCGGCGTTTCATTCCAGATGGACCTTCGTCGGCGTCGCCGGATTCCTGATGATGGGAATCCCGATGTCGATCAAGGTTGCCGGGATGTTCGCCCGGGCATGGCGCCGCCAGCAGTTCGGGATGGCGGAAAAACTGGCGCGTGGGGCCATCTGGTTCGCGTTGTACCTGGGAACCATGACCGCGCGCGAGCAAATCGGTTTCGGCGGCCAGCAGAGTGCCGGAACCCACGCCGCGCTCCTGGTGGTCGCACTGATCCCGCAGTGGGCTTTCTGGTCGCTCACGCCGGCTCTGCTCGTGCGAGACGGTGGGCGGGGGTGGAGATACCTCCTGCTCGCTGGCTCGGCGGGGGTCGTGATCGACGGGATCATTCTCGAGCTTGCCGCCCGGGCGGCTTTCCCGACGCTACTCGAGGGGTGGACCGGGTTTGGCCCGATGGGCGTCGCGATGATGCTGATGACCTGGTGCGGGGTCGCCGCGAGCGCCTGGGTGATCATCGCGTGCCTGGGCGCGATCCTGTGGGAACGAAGCGCGCCCGCCCGAATCGTCGTCGAGTTCCAGGTCGCCACACCGGAGCCCGTGGCCGCGACCTCGGGAGCAACAGACCCTGCAAGCGAGGAGAGCGCATGAGCGGCGGCAACCAGGCTCCCGGCGACCCGCGCGTGAGCATGGCCCAGGCGCCAACGGGCATGGCCGGCTTCCGTACCAAACTGGCTTTGGACCGGACGACACTCGCCTGGATACGGACGAGCCTGGCCATGGCGACCTTCGGCTTCGGCATGGTGGGGTTCTTCCGCTCCCTCCGTGAAGAGGACCCCACGGCAGAGGCCGTCCGATTGCATCAGGCCGCGATCCGCTTCGGAACGGGGCTGGTCGTGGTCGGCGTCTGTGCCATGGCGCTCGCGGCGCTGTCCCACTGGTTCACACTGCGCAGGCTGAGGAGAGGAGACTCTCTCGAGCTGACGAGGTGGCCGTTG is from Terriglobales bacterium and encodes:
- a CDS encoding DUF202 domain-containing protein yields the protein MSGGNQAPGDPRVSMAQAPTGMAGFRTKLALDRTTLAWIRTSLAMATFGFGMVGFFRSLREEDPTAEAVRLHQAAIRFGTGLVVVGVCAMALAALSHWFTLRRLRRGDSLELTRWPLAIALALLLAIAFLAGLWDLLKR